The following proteins are co-located in the Rippkaea orientalis PCC 8801 genome:
- the psaJ gene encoding photosystem I reaction center subunit IX gives MEGLTKFLSTAPVLIMALLTFTAGLLIEFNRFYPDLLFHPLG, from the coding sequence ATGGAAGGTTTGACAAAGTTTCTTTCGACTGCACCTGTTTTAATCATGGCCTTGTTGACCTTTACCGCAGGCCTTTTGATTGAATTTAATCGCTTCTATCCTGATCTTTTATTCCATCCTCTGGGATAG
- the hppD gene encoding 4-hydroxyphenylpyruvate dioxygenase, which translates to MTTHQLLDKLQYGETLTLDQQLMSVMEIDHIHFYVEDAAHQRDWFIDKMGFQSISNSIHDDTYSEVVGNQSVYFILSSPLNDASPVSYYLKSHPPGVADVAFRVDNLNFLLDKVSRFKVEIINQSSLTAFPLNKPVKFAKLKGWGSVNHTLIDQASPRTFISSKMIAKSDIIGIDHVVLNVPQGELPLAINWYKNVFDFISHQQFNIQTEHSGLSSEALVDSSGKVQFNINQPSSTNSQIQEFLDHNNGSGIQHIGLKSSNILQSVAQMRQRGLPFLSVPNSYYQNLKELIRKSTISCLSQQELEQIETEQILVCWPEDNPTSILMQIFTQPIFKQPTFFFELIQRRNQAQGFGQGNFQALFEAIESEQIKRNRVSSRVTLQAVTPQS; encoded by the coding sequence ATGACTACCCATCAATTATTAGACAAGTTACAATATGGAGAAACACTAACTCTTGACCAGCAACTAATGAGTGTTATGGAAATCGATCATATTCATTTCTACGTTGAAGATGCAGCACATCAACGAGATTGGTTTATTGATAAAATGGGGTTTCAATCCATCAGCAACAGTATCCATGATGACACTTATAGCGAAGTAGTAGGGAATCAGTCTGTTTACTTTATCTTATCTTCTCCCCTCAACGATGCTAGTCCAGTTTCTTATTACTTGAAATCTCATCCTCCGGGGGTTGCTGATGTTGCTTTTCGTGTTGACAATCTTAATTTTTTATTAGACAAAGTATCCCGTTTTAAGGTCGAAATTATTAATCAATCTAGTCTAACAGCTTTTCCTCTAAATAAACCAGTGAAATTCGCGAAACTTAAAGGATGGGGTTCTGTCAATCATACCTTAATTGATCAGGCAAGTCCTAGGACTTTTATTAGCTCAAAAATGATTGCTAAAAGCGATATTATTGGGATTGATCATGTTGTTTTAAATGTTCCTCAAGGTGAACTCCCCTTAGCCATAAATTGGTACAAAAATGTATTTGATTTTATAAGTCATCAACAGTTCAACATCCAAACAGAACATTCGGGGTTATCTAGTGAAGCCTTAGTTGATAGTTCAGGAAAAGTACAATTTAATATTAATCAACCAAGTTCTACTAATTCTCAGATTCAGGAATTTTTAGACCATAATAACGGTTCAGGCATTCAACATATTGGTTTAAAATCAAGTAATATTTTACAAAGTGTTGCACAAATGCGTCAAAGGGGATTACCCTTTTTATCCGTTCCTAATTCCTATTACCAAAACCTAAAAGAATTGATTAGAAAATCGACAATTTCTTGTTTAAGCCAACAGGAACTAGAACAAATTGAAACTGAACAAATTCTAGTTTGTTGGCCAGAAGATAACCCGACTTCAATCCTGATGCAAATTTTCACTCAACCCATTTTTAAGCAGCCGACTTTCTTTTTTGAATTAATTCAAAGACGCAACCAAGCACAGGGATTTGGCCAAGGTAATTTTCAAGCGTTATTTGAAGCCATAGAATCAGAACAAATCAAGAGAAATAGGGTATCCTCACGAGTCACTTTACAGGCTGTAACACCCCAATCTTGA
- the tsaD gene encoding tRNA (adenosine(37)-N6)-threonylcarbamoyltransferase complex transferase subunit TsaD, with product MATVLAIETSCDETAVAIVNNRNVCSSVVASQIALHKTYGGVVPEMASREHLITINACLEEALAQSNLSWSDIDGVAATMAPGLVGALMVGATTAKTLAIVHQKPFVGVHHLEGHIYATYLSDPTWEPPFLCLLVSGGHTSLIWVKDCGFYEQLGATRDDAAGEAFDKVARLLNLGYPGGPVIDRLAKTGNPQAFALPEGRVSLPEGGYHPYDSSFSGLKTAVLRLVQTLEKDDKNSLPVADLAASFQSTVARSLTKKSIACALDYGINSIAVGGGVAANSELRKQLQEAGINHNIKVHFPPLKWCTDNAAMIGCAAADHLNRGHTSSLSLNVNSRLSITDVMQLYEF from the coding sequence ATGGCAACAGTATTGGCAATTGAAACAAGTTGTGACGAAACCGCCGTCGCAATTGTAAATAATCGTAACGTTTGTAGTAGTGTAGTGGCTTCCCAAATCGCCCTCCATAAGACCTATGGCGGTGTGGTTCCTGAGATGGCTTCCCGTGAACATTTAATCACCATTAATGCTTGTTTGGAAGAAGCCTTAGCTCAATCTAATCTCAGTTGGTCGGATATTGATGGGGTTGCCGCTACCATGGCCCCTGGTTTAGTAGGTGCTTTAATGGTGGGGGCAACCACCGCTAAAACCCTGGCCATTGTTCATCAAAAGCCCTTTGTTGGGGTGCATCACCTCGAAGGTCATATCTATGCCACTTATTTGAGCGATCCTACCTGGGAACCCCCGTTTTTATGTCTTTTGGTGTCAGGGGGTCATACTAGCCTAATTTGGGTCAAAGATTGCGGGTTCTATGAACAATTGGGGGCTACTCGTGATGATGCGGCCGGGGAGGCCTTCGATAAGGTAGCACGGTTACTCAATTTGGGCTATCCAGGGGGACCAGTGATCGATCGCTTGGCTAAAACAGGCAACCCGCAAGCCTTTGCTTTACCAGAGGGACGAGTTTCTTTACCCGAAGGGGGTTATCATCCCTATGATTCCAGTTTTAGTGGCTTAAAAACCGCCGTATTACGGTTAGTTCAAACCCTAGAAAAAGACGATAAAAATAGTTTGCCTGTGGCAGATTTGGCGGCCAGTTTTCAATCAACTGTAGCGCGATCACTGACTAAAAAAAGTATCGCTTGTGCTTTGGATTATGGCATTAATTCTATTGCTGTTGGTGGTGGAGTTGCCGCCAATAGTGAACTGAGAAAACAATTACAAGAAGCGGGAATTAACCACAATATCAAAGTGCATTTTCCCCCTTTAAAATGGTGTACTGATAATGCAGCAATGATCGGTTGTGCTGCTGCGGATCATCTCAATAGAGGTCATACTTCTTCTTTGAGTTTGAATGTTAATTCTCGATTATCTATTACCGATGTGATGCAGCTTTATGAATTTTAA
- a CDS encoding photosystem I reaction center protein PsaF subunit III: MKRLLPLILIVTLWFNFAPSASADAFAHLTPCSESAAFQAKAKSFLNTTDDPQSGQKRAERYAEALCGPEGYPRLIADGRLSHVGDFTIPGILFLYIAGWIGWVGRAYLIAIRDDKDAEMKEIIIDVPLAFSKMLTGFAWPLAAFGEFTSGKLTAKDSEIPTSPR, from the coding sequence ATGAAACGATTGCTGCCTTTAATTCTGATTGTAACCCTGTGGTTCAATTTTGCGCCTTCTGCGTCAGCCGATGCCTTTGCTCACCTGACTCCCTGTAGTGAGTCGGCTGCTTTTCAGGCAAAAGCCAAAAGCTTCCTCAATACCACCGATGATCCCCAATCTGGACAAAAACGTGCCGAACGCTACGCAGAAGCTCTCTGTGGACCCGAAGGCTATCCCCGTCTGATTGCTGATGGTCGCTTGTCCCATGTAGGAGACTTTACCATTCCTGGTATTCTGTTCCTCTACATTGCTGGCTGGATCGGTTGGGTTGGTCGGGCTTATTTAATTGCGATTCGCGATGACAAAGATGCTGAAATGAAGGAAATCATCATTGATGTACCTTTAGCGTTCAGCAAAATGTTAACCGGTTTTGCTTGGCCCTTGGCTGCTTTTGGTGAGTTTACCTCAGGGAAATTAACCGCTAAAGACAGCGAAATTCCTACTTCCCCTCGCTAA
- the egtD gene encoding L-histidine N(alpha)-methyltransferase, whose protein sequence is MTVLPDQKSPQSDFLSELKNRLHLENLLQSTLITKTDEGQEIIQGLSNPQKSIPSRYFYDDRGSILFEQICDLPEYYPTRTEASILQQYALEIAESIGSCELVELGSGSSTKTRILFDAYHQLGCPLRYVPVDVSGAILETSAQQLLTDYPNLEVSGLVSTYDLALKQLKTRCSMPRTIAFLGSTLGNFSPEQCDHFLSQVTSALTAGDYFLLGIDLQKPINIIEAAYNDSQGVTAAFNLNSLNHLNWRFEGNFSLNLFEHRAIYNHHLNRIEMYLVCLRSHQVRLEKLDLTVELTAGEAILTEISCKFNLTEIKHKLAQQGLKFVKAWTDDQQWFGLCLGQMQ, encoded by the coding sequence ATGACAGTACTTCCTGACCAAAAGAGTCCTCAATCTGATTTTTTGAGTGAGCTTAAAAATCGTTTACACCTAGAAAATTTGCTACAATCGACCTTAATAACCAAAACCGATGAAGGTCAAGAAATCATTCAAGGATTATCTAACCCGCAAAAATCTATTCCTTCCCGTTATTTTTATGATGATCGGGGATCTATTTTATTTGAACAAATTTGTGACTTACCTGAATATTATCCTACCCGCACAGAAGCATCTATTTTACAACAGTATGCCTTAGAAATTGCTGAATCTATTGGTTCTTGTGAATTAGTTGAATTAGGAAGTGGAAGTTCCACTAAAACTCGTATTTTATTTGATGCTTATCACCAATTAGGATGTCCCTTACGTTATGTTCCGGTAGACGTGAGTGGTGCAATTTTAGAAACCAGTGCTCAACAGTTATTAACAGATTATCCTAACCTAGAAGTTTCTGGATTAGTCAGTACCTATGACTTAGCCTTAAAACAGTTAAAAACTCGATGCTCTATGCCTCGCACCATTGCCTTTTTAGGGAGTACCTTGGGCAATTTTAGTCCTGAACAATGCGATCACTTTCTCTCTCAAGTCACCTCAGCATTAACAGCAGGGGATTATTTTTTATTGGGAATTGATTTGCAAAAGCCGATTAATATTATTGAAGCTGCTTATAACGATTCACAAGGAGTAACAGCCGCCTTCAATTTAAACAGTCTTAACCATCTTAATTGGCGTTTTGAAGGCAATTTCTCGCTGAATTTGTTTGAACACCGCGCTATTTATAATCATCACTTAAACCGCATTGAAATGTATTTAGTTTGTTTGCGATCGCATCAAGTCCGACTCGAAAAATTAGATTTAACTGTTGAATTGACCGCAGGAGAAGCAATTCTCACAGAAATTTCCTGTAAATTCAACTTAACCGAGATTAAACATAAATTAGCCCAACAAGGCTTAAAATTTGTGAAAGCCTGGACAGATGATCAACAATGGTTTGGACTATGTTTAGGTCAAATGCAGTAG
- a CDS encoding IS4 family transposase, whose protein sequence is MDFLPFYQDYLQNALSKSKFLLLRILIWLLQVHKQVRIERLAAYLPLPILYESRRKKIQRFLVEPCLSLVLLWFPLIKLIVEREFKPGSRLTLVLDRTQWQDKNVFMISVVWRKRAFPIYWQILEKKGSSNVKEQIALIRPVLKLFADYELLILGDREFHGVELSYWLKKRNRTAKNPIYFAFRERKNVYIRRSKKNQKRFQDLTLTPGVKVFEKNIFITKQKGFGRFNVLAYQKRKYRNHQEEEPWFIITNLDNPSEVIKYYKIRGGIEAMFRDYKSGGYNLEGSKANIHRLTNLILLIAIAYTLSALKGKSIKNRGYQKYISRLTEPKRQVRRHSEFWVGLYGQSWVLAWDFCYLFVEQIMRINLHKINEYNRGLKALSAIS, encoded by the coding sequence ATGGATTTTTTGCCTTTCTATCAGGACTATTTACAAAACGCATTATCAAAAAGTAAATTTTTACTTTTACGAATATTAATATGGCTTTTACAAGTTCATAAACAAGTTAGAATAGAACGGTTAGCGGCTTATCTTCCTCTTCCTATTCTATACGAAAGTCGTAGAAAGAAGATTCAAAGATTTTTAGTCGAACCGTGCTTAAGCCTTGTCTTATTATGGTTTCCTCTGATAAAATTAATAGTAGAACGAGAATTTAAACCAGGAAGTCGTTTAACTTTAGTTTTGGATAGGACTCAGTGGCAGGATAAAAATGTGTTCATGATTAGTGTAGTTTGGAGAAAGAGAGCCTTCCCTATTTACTGGCAAATTCTAGAGAAAAAAGGAAGCAGCAACGTCAAAGAACAAATCGCTTTAATCCGACCGGTCTTGAAATTATTTGCCGACTATGAGTTATTAATTTTAGGGGATAGGGAGTTTCATGGGGTAGAATTATCTTATTGGTTAAAGAAACGAAACCGAACGGCTAAAAATCCCATCTATTTTGCTTTTCGAGAAAGGAAAAATGTCTACATTAGAAGAAGTAAGAAGAATCAAAAACGCTTTCAAGATTTAACCCTGACCCCAGGAGTCAAAGTTTTTGAAAAAAACATTTTTATCACCAAGCAAAAAGGGTTTGGTCGCTTTAATGTATTGGCTTATCAGAAGAGAAAATATAGAAACCATCAGGAAGAAGAACCTTGGTTTATTATAACCAATTTAGATAACCCATCCGAAGTCATAAAATATTATAAAATCAGAGGTGGAATTGAAGCTATGTTTCGAGATTATAAGAGTGGAGGATATAATCTCGAAGGGAGTAAAGCTAATATTCATCGACTTACTAACTTGATTTTATTAATAGCTATTGCTTATACTTTATCGGCTTTAAAAGGGAAGTCAATTAAAAATAGAGGATATCAAAAGTATATATCTAGACTAACAGAACCGAAAAGACAAGTCAGAAGACATAGTGAATTTTGGGTAGGGCTATATGGACAAAGTTGGGTCTTAGCCTGGGATTTCTGTTACTTGTTTGTTGAACAAATTATGAGAATTAACCTTCACAAAATTAATGAATATAACCGAGGTTTAAAAGCCTTATCTGCTATTAGTTAA
- a CDS encoding ABC transporter ATP-binding protein produces the protein MNIQTSNPPLLTANELSKSFGGLRAVKNAHIQVKAGSITGLIGPNGAGKTTLFNLLSNFIRPDAGEVIFDGQPIHPLSPHEIALQGCVRTFQVARVLSRLTVLENMLLATQKQTGENFMQVWLKQKQIRQEERENQARALDILESVGLAAKAYDYAGALSGGQRKLLEIARALMTRPKLILLDEPAAGVNPTLIGQICEHIVNWNQQGISFLIIEHNMDVIMSLCSHIWVLAEGTNLADGTPEEIQNNPDVLEAYLGD, from the coding sequence ATGAATATTCAAACATCTAACCCCCCTTTACTCACTGCTAACGAGTTATCCAAAAGTTTTGGCGGTCTGCGAGCGGTTAAGAACGCTCATATTCAAGTGAAAGCTGGCAGCATTACAGGTTTAATTGGCCCCAATGGTGCCGGAAAAACTACCCTTTTTAACCTACTCTCTAATTTTATTCGTCCTGACGCGGGAGAAGTCATTTTTGATGGTCAACCCATTCATCCGTTATCCCCCCATGAAATCGCCTTACAAGGATGCGTGAGAACCTTTCAAGTTGCGCGAGTCCTCTCTCGACTGACGGTGTTAGAAAATATGTTATTAGCCACCCAAAAACAAACGGGAGAAAACTTTATGCAAGTTTGGTTAAAACAAAAACAAATCCGACAAGAAGAACGAGAAAATCAAGCAAGAGCCCTAGATATTCTTGAATCTGTTGGATTAGCAGCCAAAGCTTATGATTATGCTGGAGCTCTATCGGGAGGTCAACGGAAACTCTTAGAAATTGCCCGCGCGTTGATGACTCGTCCTAAACTCATTTTACTCGATGAACCCGCAGCAGGAGTCAATCCCACTCTAATTGGACAAATCTGTGAACACATTGTTAATTGGAATCAACAGGGGATTTCTTTTCTAATTATTGAACATAACATGGATGTCATTATGTCGCTATGTAGCCATATTTGGGTATTAGCAGAAGGAACCAATTTAGCTGATGGAACTCCCGAAGAAATTCAAAATAATCCTGACGTTCTTGAAGCCTATTTAGGAGATTGA
- a CDS encoding LysR family transcriptional regulator → MIQATLHQLKVFEATARHGSFTRAAEELFITQPTVSSQIKQLTKAIGLPLFEQIGKRLYLTEAGKELLKTCQQIFEKLDHFEMKVADLKGTKQGQLRLGVITTAKYFIPRILGSFCQQYPGIDVSLNVTNHQQMQRRMMENQDDLYILSNPPEGMDLATQPFLDNPLVVIAPKNHPLAEKRNIPISSLDGEPFIMREYGSGTRQAVQHLLAKHKVFVQVRLELGSNEAIKQAIAGGLGISVLSQHTLISEGKESDLTVLDVQHFPIKRRWYVAYLGGKQLSVIAQAFLDYLLEESPNYSIPCHPLIPIA, encoded by the coding sequence TTGATTCAAGCCACCTTACACCAATTAAAAGTTTTTGAAGCAACGGCTCGCCATGGTAGTTTTACCCGTGCTGCGGAAGAATTATTCATCACCCAGCCTACGGTGTCGAGTCAAATCAAACAACTGACTAAAGCCATTGGACTCCCCTTATTTGAACAAATCGGCAAACGGCTTTATCTGACAGAAGCAGGAAAGGAACTCCTAAAAACCTGTCAGCAGATCTTTGAGAAATTAGATCATTTTGAAATGAAAGTCGCTGATTTAAAAGGAACCAAACAAGGACAATTACGGTTAGGGGTAATTACCACCGCTAAATATTTCATTCCTCGAATTTTAGGCTCCTTTTGTCAACAATACCCAGGAATTGATGTTTCCTTGAATGTCACCAACCATCAACAGATGCAGCGACGGATGATGGAAAACCAAGATGATCTCTATATCTTGAGTAATCCCCCCGAAGGAATGGATTTAGCGACTCAACCTTTTTTAGATAATCCCTTAGTGGTTATTGCCCCAAAAAACCATCCCTTAGCCGAAAAACGCAATATTCCCATTAGTAGTCTCGATGGGGAGCCTTTTATTATGCGCGAATACGGTTCAGGAACCCGACAAGCGGTACAACACCTATTAGCTAAACACAAAGTGTTTGTACAAGTAAGGCTAGAATTGGGGAGTAATGAAGCGATTAAACAAGCGATCGCCGGAGGCTTAGGCATTTCGGTGCTGTCACAACATACCCTGATTTCTGAAGGAAAAGAAAGTGACTTGACGGTGCTCGATGTGCAACATTTTCCCATTAAACGTCGCTGGTATGTGGCGTATTTAGGGGGTAAACAACTTTCGGTTATCGCTCAAGCTTTTTTGGATTATCTACTCGAAGAAAGTCCTAACTATTCTATCCCCTGTCACCCTCTGATTCCCATTGCCTAA
- a CDS encoding DUF4168 domain-containing protein, whose protein sequence is MFKKLVFSGFATILPVMLGAIALPAFSQTPSFIAQAQTKNITDEELGKFAKIILEQAKLAKATQIERLDVLQEEGLTEEKFQEISKQQSNANGQGSSNISAEDMKKFEKVSPQIQEITETYKMKMREIVQVEGFTVQRFNEIAIEVEGNTTLQKKVTRLLGLPE, encoded by the coding sequence ATGTTTAAAAAACTTGTTTTTAGCGGATTTGCCACGATTTTACCCGTAATGTTAGGCGCGATCGCCCTTCCCGCCTTTAGCCAAACTCCCTCTTTCATCGCTCAAGCTCAAACCAAGAATATTACTGACGAAGAATTGGGAAAATTCGCTAAAATTATTCTAGAACAAGCCAAATTAGCTAAAGCTACCCAAATCGAACGGTTAGACGTTTTACAAGAAGAAGGACTCACGGAAGAAAAATTTCAAGAAATTAGCAAACAACAGAGTAATGCTAATGGACAGGGAAGTAGTAATATCTCAGCCGAAGATATGAAGAAATTTGAAAAAGTCTCACCCCAAATTCAGGAAATTACCGAAACCTATAAAATGAAAATGCGGGAAATTGTTCAAGTTGAAGGATTTACCGTACAACGATTTAATGAGATTGCCATAGAAGTCGAAGGGAATACGACCTTGCAAAAAAAAGTGACCCGACTCTTGGGGTTGCCTGAGTAA
- a CDS encoding CHAT domain-containing protein, whose translation MSIGATPCLTLAIAPLTTGESDSFATWVTHSPLPGGYVHHDSRWSETLTRKWLNWQEMFSLQREPHLPVPYSQPINNLPPLSFEFSNSSENYGGRLMQELGISLWQWLFTGPINQSFAQSRGIALGKHRPLRLRLEIRDPDLIPLPWEIMQPEAGNPAISLNPQILFSRTTSNVDPLVTQQSRDTLTILLVLGEKVQSSPGSLKKIASPKDYQGYPFNGSPGWANQELNLDAEAANLAQLIEQSSLIPRHISPGWGAAPVTVHPLVQPSPEQLTEVLDSGLYNVVFYAGHGMPAPDGGLLFLCPDGEINGTELAQILVRNRVTLAVFNACWGAQPDHQGTATLERSSLAEVLIHHGVPAVVAMRDSIADREALSFIQSFTKILAQRKPIDEALRFARQQLLTLYKFNQPAWTLPILYMHPEFEGELLPILDQSMTEGVTEIPVNARTTPVAYLRSQNYHQQNWPIYGGLMRVGRRQENDIVIYEKWVSQRHAEIICRESNTDGEGKISYFLRDFSRFGTFILGKQGWQKVHQEEVPLTSGTQIRFGSLQGQILEFFIENSTN comes from the coding sequence ATGTCTATTGGTGCCACACCCTGTCTAACTTTAGCGATCGCTCCCCTAACCACTGGGGAATCCGATAGTTTTGCCACCTGGGTTACTCATTCCCCCTTACCTGGAGGCTACGTTCACCATGATTCCCGTTGGTCTGAAACCCTGACCCGAAAATGGCTGAACTGGCAAGAAATGTTCTCCCTGCAACGAGAACCCCACTTACCTGTTCCCTATAGCCAGCCTATCAATAATTTACCGCCCCTCAGTTTTGAATTTTCCAATTCCAGCGAAAATTATGGGGGACGCTTAATGCAGGAATTGGGTATTAGTTTGTGGCAATGGCTCTTTACTGGTCCGATTAATCAAAGTTTTGCCCAAAGTCGAGGCATTGCCCTAGGAAAACATCGACCTTTACGGTTACGCTTAGAAATTCGAGATCCCGATTTAATTCCCTTACCGTGGGAAATTATGCAACCTGAAGCGGGAAATCCAGCGATCTCCCTGAATCCACAAATTTTATTTAGTCGAACCACCAGTAACGTCGATCCCTTAGTGACCCAACAGTCAAGGGATACCCTGACGATTTTGTTAGTCTTAGGAGAAAAAGTACAGTCCTCCCCAGGAAGCCTGAAAAAAATTGCTTCCCCCAAAGATTATCAAGGATATCCTTTCAATGGTTCCCCTGGTTGGGCGAATCAGGAACTCAACCTCGACGCAGAAGCCGCTAATTTAGCCCAATTAATCGAACAAAGCTCCCTAATTCCTCGACATATCAGCCCCGGTTGGGGAGCGGCTCCTGTTACAGTACATCCGTTGGTACAACCCTCGCCAGAGCAACTCACCGAAGTCCTCGATAGTGGCCTTTATAACGTCGTTTTTTACGCAGGCCATGGGATGCCTGCTCCCGATGGAGGATTACTCTTTTTGTGTCCTGATGGGGAGATTAATGGGACAGAATTAGCGCAAATTTTGGTGCGTAATCGCGTTACCTTGGCGGTCTTTAATGCCTGTTGGGGAGCTCAACCCGATCACCAAGGAACGGCCACCCTTGAACGGAGTAGTCTAGCAGAGGTGTTAATTCACCACGGAGTTCCGGCGGTGGTAGCGATGCGAGATTCCATTGCCGATCGCGAGGCCTTAAGTTTTATTCAATCCTTTACTAAGATTTTGGCGCAACGTAAACCTATCGATGAGGCGTTAAGATTTGCCAGGCAGCAATTATTGACCCTTTATAAGTTTAATCAGCCGGCTTGGACGTTGCCTATCCTCTATATGCACCCAGAATTTGAGGGAGAATTGTTGCCAATTCTCGATCAAAGCATGACCGAAGGGGTGACAGAAATTCCCGTCAATGCCAGAACGACTCCGGTGGCTTATCTGCGTTCTCAAAACTACCATCAACAAAATTGGCCGATCTATGGCGGATTAATGCGCGTTGGTCGTCGTCAAGAGAATGATATTGTCATTTATGAAAAATGGGTTAGTCAACGTCATGCCGAGATTATTTGTCGAGAATCTAACACGGATGGGGAAGGAAAAATCAGTTACTTTTTGCGAGATTTCTCCCGTTTTGGCACGTTTATTTTAGGTAAGCAGGGATGGCAAAAAGTCCACCAAGAGGAAGTCCCTCTAACATCAGGGACTCAGATTCGATTTGGCAGTTTGCAAGGCCAAATTTTAGAATTTTTCATTGAAAATTCGACTAATTAG
- a CDS encoding transposase family protein, whose translation MSPRQPSDCQEQKKYYSGKQQRHTLKNQFIVLPKAQDIIDVVMGKPGPMSNIKICRQTLSKFDVQQTFSGDKAYIGETQIKTPYKKPKKGELTESQKKENKALSSNRIFVEHLIRVVKVFKVVQERFRLQKSRYKSVLLTVCGLVRLRIGSLILRIIESEKSGEVIDVKMSHSFISKLDFVSLNPD comes from the coding sequence TTGTCACCCCGTCAACCCTCAGACTGTCAAGAACAAAAAAAATATTATTCAGGTAAGCAGCAAAGACATACTTTAAAAAATCAATTTATTGTGTTACCAAAAGCTCAAGATATCATTGATGTAGTAATGGGAAAACCTGGTCCAATGAGTAACATAAAAATATGTCGTCAAACTTTAAGTAAATTCGATGTTCAACAAACTTTTAGTGGAGATAAAGCTTATATTGGAGAAACTCAAATCAAAACTCCCTATAAAAAACCTAAGAAGGGAGAATTAACAGAAAGTCAAAAGAAAGAAAATAAAGCTTTATCATCTAATCGGATTTTTGTTGAGCATTTAATTAGAGTTGTCAAAGTATTTAAAGTTGTTCAAGAAAGATTTAGATTACAGAAAAGTCGATATAAATCAGTTCTATTAACCGTTTGTGGATTAGTTCGTTTGAGAATTGGTTCCCTAATTTTACGAATAATAGAATCCGAGAAATCAGGTGAGGTAATTGACGTTAAGATGAGCCATAGTTTTATCTCAAAATTAGATTTTGTGTCTTTAAACCCTGATTAA